The Blattabacterium cuenoti genome includes a region encoding these proteins:
- the rpsF gene encoding 30S ribosomal protein S6: MLKHYENIMIITPILSDDQAKGTAKEYENYLIQKKGKIVYQEHWGLKKLAYPIHKKQSGCYHLFEFLLIPNLISDLELKLRQDERILRFLTVKLNKYGIEYGERRRKKLLKKDEEL; the protein is encoded by the coding sequence ATGCTTAAACATTATGAAAATATCATGATAATCACTCCTATATTATCTGATGATCAAGCAAAAGGAACAGCAAAAGAATATGAAAATTATCTAATCCAAAAAAAAGGAAAAATCGTTTATCAGGAACATTGGGGATTAAAAAAACTAGCTTATCCTATTCACAAAAAACAAAGTGGTTGTTATCATTTATTTGAATTTTTGTTGATCCCCAATTTAATCTCTGATTTAGAATTAAAATTAAGACAAGATGAACGTATTTTACGTTTTTTAACTGTTAAATTAAATAAATATGGAATAGAATATGGAGAAAGAAGAAGAAAAAAATTATTAAAAAAAGATGAAGAATTATGA
- a CDS encoding N5-glutamine methyltransferase family protein encodes MIYKKLIKKLWELKKNRPIQYVIGKAYFFGMEFIVNEKVFIPRPETEELVSWILQDNKNTSNVKIFDIGTGSGCISITLKKKKPEIGHIHAIDFDQETLDIARKNAELHNVEISFKKVDFLKDSISFIPKRNENSVSIIVSNPPYIRLSEKKLLHQNIIQYEPFQALFVPDEDPLIFYKKISFWIKKKLTGVVYVYFEINQFIYLEIIDFLKKIGFLNIKIRKDFQGFFRMIRAVYYIDK; translated from the coding sequence TTGATTTATAAAAAATTAATCAAAAAATTATGGGAATTAAAAAAAAATAGACCTATTCAATATGTAATTGGAAAGGCCTACTTTTTTGGGATGGAATTTATAGTTAATGAAAAAGTATTCATTCCAAGACCAGAAACAGAAGAACTTGTCTCCTGGATCTTACAGGATAACAAGAATACGAGCAACGTTAAAATATTTGATATTGGAACAGGAAGTGGATGCATTAGTATTACCTTAAAAAAGAAAAAACCTGAAATTGGACACATTCATGCAATAGATTTTGATCAAGAAACTCTTGATATAGCTCGTAAAAATGCAGAATTACATAATGTAGAAATTTCATTTAAAAAAGTGGATTTTTTAAAAGATTCTATTTCTTTTATCCCAAAAAGAAACGAAAATTCTGTCAGCATCATTGTAAGTAATCCTCCTTATATTAGGCTATCTGAAAAAAAATTATTACATCAAAATATTATTCAATACGAGCCTTTTCAAGCTTTATTTGTTCCTGATGAAGACCCTTTAATTTTTTATAAAAAAATTTCTTTTTGGATCAAAAAAAAATTGACTGGAGTTGTTTATGTTTATTTTGAAATCAACCAATTTATTTATTTAGAGATTATTGATTTTTTGAAAAAAATCGGATTTTTAAATATAAAAATAAGGAAAGATTTTCAAGGTTTTTTCAGAATGATTCGTGCCGTATATTACATAGATAAATAA
- the rplI gene encoding 50S ribosomal protein L9 — protein MKILLKKDVENLGFQYDELDVKPGYARNYLIPKGYAVLALPGIIKNTREILKQRSKKENFLIEKSKEIENKLRKLTIKIPAKVGKGGKLFGSINNQEIMKILNKEGISIDKKFIRIPGNKIIKTIGKHQANIRLHQQREFTLNFEVLASS, from the coding sequence ATGAAAATTCTTTTAAAAAAAGATGTGGAAAACTTGGGGTTTCAATATGATGAGTTAGATGTTAAACCTGGTTATGCTAGAAATTATTTAATTCCTAAGGGATATGCTGTTTTAGCATTACCTGGAATTATAAAAAATACTCGTGAAATATTGAAGCAACGTTCTAAAAAAGAAAATTTTCTAATTGAAAAATCAAAAGAAATAGAAAATAAGTTAAGAAAATTAACTATTAAAATACCAGCTAAAGTGGGAAAAGGAGGAAAGCTTTTTGGTTCTATTAATAATCAAGAAATCATGAAAATTTTGAATAAAGAAGGAATTTCAATAGATAAAAAATTTATTAGAATTCCTGGAAATAAAATCATTAAAACAATAGGAAAACATCAGGCAAATATACGATTGCATCAACAACGCGAGTTTACGTTAAATTTTGAAGTATTAGCTTCTTCCTAA
- a CDS encoding Nramp family divalent metal transporter, translated as MPKKKYSTGWRNENKHPSLSEVFSSVPVPQQKGIWRKLFSFTGPGLLIAVGYMDPGNWATDIAGGSKFGYMLLSVIFISNFFAIILQHLALKLGIVSERDLAQACRDHYPPFISFILWILCEIAISACDLAEIIGSVLALKLLFCIPITWGVLITAIDILIILFFQYKGFRYIESVVAALIFTILVCFSFEIIRSKPEIFSILKGFIPNPEIIKNSQSFYISIGILGATVMPHNLYLHSSIIQTRDYPRTIEGKKMAIKYATIDSTLSLSLAFFINAAILIISAATFHKAGHTEVADIMHAHKLLTPILGSSLAGVFFALALLASGQNSTLTGTLAGQIVMEGFLNIRLKPWIRRLITRLIAIVPAMIASIVYGEKGTAELLIISQIILSVQLSFAIVPLVYFTGDSKKMGSFVNGPILKISAWLITVIVIFLNLFLLYDIFL; from the coding sequence ATGCCAAAAAAAAAATATTCTACAGGATGGAGAAATGAAAACAAGCACCCTTCCCTTTCTGAAGTTTTTTCTTCCGTTCCTGTTCCTCAACAAAAAGGAATATGGAGAAAACTTTTTTCTTTTACTGGTCCAGGACTATTGATTGCTGTAGGATATATGGATCCAGGAAATTGGGCTACAGATATTGCTGGAGGGTCAAAATTTGGTTATATGCTTTTATCCGTTATTTTTATATCCAATTTCTTTGCCATTATTTTGCAACATTTGGCTTTAAAATTAGGAATTGTTAGTGAGAGAGATTTAGCACAAGCTTGTAGGGATCATTATCCACCCTTTATTAGTTTTATATTATGGATTTTATGTGAAATAGCCATTTCTGCTTGTGATTTAGCTGAAATTATTGGTTCTGTGTTAGCCTTAAAACTACTTTTTTGCATTCCCATTACATGGGGTGTATTAATTACAGCTATCGATATTTTAATCATTTTGTTTTTTCAATATAAAGGGTTTAGATATATTGAAAGTGTGGTTGCCGCTTTAATATTTACAATTTTAGTTTGTTTTAGTTTTGAAATTATTAGATCAAAACCGGAAATTTTTTCCATATTGAAAGGCTTTATTCCTAACCCAGAAATAATCAAAAATTCGCAATCTTTTTATATATCTATCGGAATATTAGGAGCTACCGTCATGCCTCACAATCTTTACCTTCACTCAAGTATCATACAAACTAGAGATTATCCACGTACTATTGAAGGGAAAAAAATGGCTATAAAATATGCGACCATAGATAGTACCTTATCTTTATCTCTAGCTTTTTTTATCAATGCGGCTATATTAATTATATCCGCAGCCACTTTTCACAAAGCTGGACATACAGAAGTAGCAGATATTATGCATGCACACAAACTTTTAACTCCTATACTTGGTTCTAGCCTTGCTGGAGTTTTTTTTGCATTAGCTTTGCTAGCATCAGGACAGAATTCTACACTAACTGGAACTTTAGCTGGACAAATAGTCATGGAAGGATTTCTGAATATCAGATTAAAACCTTGGATAAGAAGATTAATCACAAGACTGATAGCTATTGTTCCAGCTATGATCGCTTCTATTGTTTATGGAGAAAAAGGAACAGCTGAATTATTAATAATTAGTCAAATAATTTTATCAGTACAATTAAGTTTCGCTATTGTTCCATTAGTTTATTTCACAGGAGATTCTAAAAAAATGGGATCATTTGTAAATGGACCTATTTTAAAAATATCAGCTTGGTTGATTACTGTCATAGTGATATTTCTAAATTTATTTTTATTATATGATATTTTCCTTTAG
- the mnmE gene encoding tRNA uridine-5-carboxymethylaminomethyl(34) synthesis GTPase MnmE — MLEDEETIVALATPIGSSAISVIRLSGKTSISTVENIFIPIKPGKKLENQSTHTIHLGFIMEENNNLLDQVLISIFKSPFSYTGENMIEISCHGSYYIQQRILQLLIRKGIRLARPGEFTFRAFLNKKVDLSQAEAIADLILSENKAYHEISLQQIKGKLSNTIKNLRKKLLDFASLLELELDFSEDNVIFVNRSELFLFLQELEETLKDLIESFSLGNAIKKGVDVVIIGEPNVGKSTFFNQVIQEDRSIISNIEGTTRDCVEGEIVLNGILFHFFDTAGIRKPLDPIETMGVEKTMNKIEESQVILYIFDSSKIKKHKIIINDIQKIKKKYPLKDIFVIANKSDISYFHDFDHIKSKVSYFFEISAKNRHEVKKVLDALNHLFIERLKEKKIVVTQSRHYEILKLSLREVLLADDALKKGLSEDLVSIYIKEALRYLGEITGEVTSEDILRNIFSKFCIGK, encoded by the coding sequence ATGTTAGAAGATGAAGAGACCATTGTTGCTCTAGCAACTCCTATTGGTTCCAGTGCAATCTCTGTTATTCGTCTTTCTGGAAAAACTTCCATATCTACTGTTGAAAATATTTTTATTCCTATTAAACCTGGAAAAAAACTGGAAAATCAATCTACACATACTATTCATTTAGGGTTTATCATGGAAGAAAATAATAATTTATTGGATCAAGTATTGATTTCTATCTTTAAATCTCCTTTTTCTTATACAGGAGAAAATATGATAGAGATCTCTTGTCATGGATCTTATTATATTCAACAACGTATTTTACAATTGCTAATTAGAAAAGGAATACGTTTAGCCCGTCCTGGAGAATTTACATTTCGTGCTTTTCTAAATAAAAAAGTGGATTTATCACAAGCAGAAGCTATAGCTGACCTTATTCTATCTGAAAATAAAGCTTACCATGAAATCTCTTTACAACAGATCAAAGGAAAATTATCTAATACCATTAAAAATTTAAGAAAAAAATTGTTGGATTTTGCATCTTTACTAGAACTTGAGTTAGATTTTTCTGAAGATAATGTGATTTTTGTTAATAGATCAGAACTTTTTTTATTTTTACAAGAATTAGAAGAGACTTTAAAAGATTTAATTGAATCTTTTTCGTTGGGGAATGCTATCAAAAAAGGAGTAGATGTGGTCATTATTGGAGAACCCAATGTCGGAAAATCTACTTTTTTCAATCAGGTGATTCAGGAAGACCGTTCTATTATATCCAATATAGAAGGAACGACTCGAGATTGTGTAGAAGGAGAAATTGTTTTAAATGGGATTCTTTTTCATTTTTTTGATACAGCAGGAATTAGAAAACCCCTAGATCCCATAGAAACGATGGGAGTTGAAAAAACCATGAATAAAATAGAAGAGTCTCAAGTGATATTATATATTTTTGATTCTTCAAAAATCAAAAAACATAAAATAATTATTAATGATATTCAAAAAATCAAAAAAAAGTATCCATTAAAAGATATTTTTGTAATAGCGAATAAGTCAGATATATCCTATTTCCATGATTTTGATCATATCAAGTCGAAGGTTTCTTATTTTTTTGAAATTTCTGCCAAAAATCGTCACGAAGTCAAAAAAGTCCTAGATGCTTTAAATCATTTATTTATTGAAAGATTAAAAGAAAAAAAAATAGTTGTTACACAAAGCAGACATTATGAAATTTTGAAACTTTCATTAAGAGAGGTTTTATTAGCCGATGATGCTTTAAAAAAAGGACTTTCAGAAGATTTAGTTTCTATCTATATCAAAGAAGCATTGCGTTATTTAGGAGAGATAACGGGAGAAGTAACAAGTGAAGATATTTTGAGAAATATTTTCTCAAAATTTTGCATTGGAAAATAA
- the ligA gene encoding NAD-dependent DNA ligase LigA, which produces MDQKKKIEKKIDELRKELSKYNYKYYNSYTSDISDYHFDKKLEELSFLEKKYPEFYDPTSPTIKIGTDFHENSSISTVFYHKYKMYSLQNTYSKKELIIWKKKISKSIHTLSFVCELKYDGVSINLIYKNGFLTNAVTRGDGEKGEDVTENIKTIKNIPLKLRGYNYPAYLEIRGEVFLPTRNFIEINKRRIKSGQTPYANPRNTASGTLKIHDHKEVRKRNLFCIAFHVAGTNLPFDTQYESLKYIKDWGFQVPETARYCKNIEEVFHFIDFWSLWKEKLPYQIDGIVIKVNEYQKQSFLGFTNKYPRWAIAYKFRQKLYETRLLSLTFQVGRTGIITPVANVVPISISGTKIKRVVLYNDSFIQKMGIHYGDSLLLEKGGDIIPKVTKINIKKRSSQAFPVFFLKKCPSCNSTLTKKNELFYCTNQNCSYQRIEKIKHFVSEKAMNIQKIGSEMIKKLYKKGFLYSFYNLYELKKEELLQIDGVKEKLAENVIKNIEKSKYNPFDKVLYALGIRHVGEYISKKLTEHFLDINSLMHANYDHLISISGIGKKITESILTYFSIPENQQVVKMLIKYGLHFSKCSMSKKFSSIQGKSFVFTGKLSCMTRNKAKNMVENLGGRVYHTVNNQIHFIVVGKNFGSKLKKSMEKNNVKILTENLFLDMLKKAKK; this is translated from the coding sequence ATGGATCAAAAAAAAAAAATAGAAAAAAAAATAGACGAACTCAGAAAAGAGTTATCAAAATATAATTATAAATATTATAATTCGTACACTTCAGACATCTCCGATTATCATTTTGATAAGAAATTAGAAGAATTGTCTTTTTTAGAAAAAAAATATCCTGAATTCTATGACCCTACTTCACCCACAATAAAAATAGGAACAGATTTCCATGAAAATTCCTCTATCTCTACAGTTTTTTATCATAAATACAAAATGTACTCTCTTCAAAACACCTATTCTAAGAAAGAATTAATAATTTGGAAAAAAAAAATCAGTAAATCAATTCATACTTTATCCTTTGTGTGTGAACTCAAATATGATGGAGTCTCTATTAATTTAATTTATAAAAACGGATTTTTAACAAATGCGGTTACTCGTGGGGATGGAGAAAAAGGAGAAGATGTAACAGAAAATATAAAAACTATAAAAAACATTCCCTTAAAATTAAGAGGATATAATTATCCTGCGTATCTTGAAATACGTGGAGAAGTTTTTCTTCCTACAAGGAATTTTATAGAAATAAATAAAAGACGTATAAAAAGTGGACAAACTCCTTATGCAAATCCAAGAAATACGGCTAGTGGAACTCTGAAAATTCATGATCACAAAGAAGTACGTAAAAGAAATTTGTTTTGTATAGCATTTCATGTTGCTGGAACAAATTTGCCTTTTGACACGCAATATGAATCTCTAAAATACATAAAAGATTGGGGTTTTCAAGTTCCAGAAACAGCACGTTATTGTAAGAACATAGAAGAAGTATTTCATTTCATAGATTTTTGGAGTCTATGGAAAGAGAAACTCCCCTACCAAATAGATGGCATAGTTATTAAAGTAAATGAATATCAAAAACAATCATTTTTAGGATTCACCAATAAATATCCACGATGGGCCATAGCCTATAAATTCAGACAAAAATTGTATGAAACCAGACTATTAAGCCTTACGTTCCAAGTAGGTCGTACTGGAATAATTACTCCTGTAGCCAATGTAGTTCCCATCTCTATTTCTGGAACAAAAATCAAAAGAGTTGTTCTTTATAATGACAGTTTTATACAAAAAATGGGGATTCATTATGGAGATTCCCTTTTATTAGAAAAAGGAGGAGATATTATTCCAAAAGTAACAAAAATCAATATAAAAAAAAGATCTAGTCAAGCATTTCCTGTATTCTTTTTAAAGAAATGCCCATCATGCAATAGCACTTTAACAAAAAAAAATGAATTATTTTACTGCACAAATCAAAACTGTTCTTATCAAAGAATAGAAAAAATAAAACATTTTGTGAGCGAAAAGGCTATGAATATTCAAAAAATTGGAAGTGAAATGATAAAAAAACTATACAAAAAAGGTTTTTTATATAGTTTTTATAATTTATATGAATTGAAAAAAGAAGAACTCCTTCAAATAGATGGGGTAAAAGAAAAATTGGCAGAGAACGTTATAAAAAACATAGAAAAATCTAAATACAATCCCTTTGATAAAGTTTTATATGCCTTAGGTATTCGTCATGTAGGAGAATATATTTCAAAGAAATTAACAGAACACTTTTTGGATATCAATTCTTTAATGCATGCAAATTATGATCATTTAATTTCTATTTCAGGCATAGGAAAAAAAATCACAGAAAGCATTCTCACTTATTTTTCAATTCCTGAAAATCAACAAGTAGTTAAAATGCTAATCAAATATGGATTACATTTTTCGAAATGTTCTATGAGTAAAAAATTTTCTTCTATTCAAGGAAAATCTTTTGTATTTACAGGAAAATTATCTTGTATGACCCGAAATAAAGCTAAGAATATGGTAGAAAATCTAGGTGGAAGAGTCTATCATACTGTCAATAATCAAATTCATTTCATCGTAGTTGGAAAAAATTTCGGTTCCAAATTAAAAAAAAGTATGGAAAAAAATAATGTAAAAATTTTAACAGAAAATCTTTTTCTGGATATGCTTAAAAAAGCAAAAAAATAA
- the gltX gene encoding glutamate--tRNA ligase, producing MSQNFVRVRFAPSPTGPLHLGGIRTALYNYLFAKRHGGTFILRIEDTDRKRFVSNSESYILETLKWCHIEPDEGVGYGGPYFPYHQSERLNIYLFYIKKLLEKGYAYYAFDTDLDRKRKEYNDRGLTFSYNYRIRMNMDNSLTMTKEQLHAKLQSCSSYVIRFKIQPGEKLKMYDLIRGNIIVNTDHLDDKILLKSDGVATYHLANTIDDHLMKITHVLRGEEWLPSMSLHLLLYRSFGWCPPHFAHLPLILEKDGKGKISKRNADRLDYPIFPIQWKVPDTQIIIPGYRELGYFSEAFVNMLALLGWNPGIKREIFSLQELINFFSLEKINKSGVYFDLKKANWFNKKYLKKNKEEIFSFLCEELKKRSIFCKKDYLWKIIHITIDRIHFIHEIWEHSFYFFISPSSYESNFFNKICHQKSIYQLENAKILLSHTSQFTSVNLKKLFQEDQKNRQKIMQLFRLALVGVLKGIDIFMIFEMLGKEESIQRLEKLINKIKEKI from the coding sequence ATGTCACAAAATTTTGTAAGAGTTCGTTTTGCCCCTAGTCCTACAGGACCACTTCATTTAGGTGGAATCAGAACTGCATTATACAATTATCTTTTTGCTAAAAGACATGGCGGAACATTTATTCTTAGAATAGAGGATACTGATCGAAAAAGATTTGTCTCTAATTCTGAATCGTATATTCTTGAAACATTAAAATGGTGTCATATAGAACCTGATGAAGGAGTAGGTTATGGAGGTCCTTATTTTCCTTATCATCAATCTGAAAGATTGAATATTTATCTTTTTTATATAAAAAAATTGTTAGAAAAAGGATATGCTTATTATGCTTTTGATACAGATCTTGATAGAAAAAGGAAGGAATATAACGATCGTGGATTAACTTTTTCTTATAATTATAGAATTCGAATGAATATGGACAATTCTTTAACTATGACGAAAGAACAATTACATGCAAAATTACAATCTTGTTCTTCTTATGTGATTCGATTTAAAATTCAACCTGGAGAAAAATTGAAGATGTATGATCTCATACGTGGAAATATCATAGTAAATACAGATCATTTAGACGATAAGATATTGTTAAAATCAGATGGAGTAGCTACTTATCATTTAGCTAATACAATAGACGATCATCTAATGAAAATCACTCATGTTTTAAGAGGAGAAGAATGGCTTCCATCTATGTCCTTGCATCTATTATTGTATAGGTCTTTTGGTTGGTGCCCTCCTCATTTTGCACATTTACCTTTAATTTTAGAAAAGGATGGAAAAGGAAAAATTAGCAAAAGAAATGCAGATAGATTAGATTATCCTATATTTCCTATTCAATGGAAAGTTCCAGATACTCAAATCATTATTCCAGGATATAGGGAGTTAGGTTATTTTTCGGAAGCATTCGTGAATATGTTAGCTTTATTAGGATGGAATCCTGGAATCAAAAGGGAAATTTTTTCTTTACAAGAATTAATAAATTTTTTTTCTTTAGAAAAAATAAATAAATCTGGTGTTTATTTTGATCTAAAAAAAGCTAATTGGTTCAATAAAAAATATTTGAAAAAAAATAAAGAAGAAATATTTTCATTTCTTTGCGAAGAACTCAAAAAACGTTCGATTTTTTGTAAAAAAGATTATTTGTGGAAAATTATCCATATAACGATTGATAGAATACATTTCATTCATGAAATATGGGAACATTCTTTTTATTTTTTTATTTCTCCTAGTTCTTATGAATCTAATTTTTTCAATAAAATTTGTCATCAAAAATCTATCTATCAATTAGAAAATGCAAAAATATTGTTATCTCATACAAGTCAATTTACGTCTGTCAATTTGAAAAAATTGTTTCAAGAGGATCAAAAAAATAGACAGAAAATCATGCAATTATTCCGCTTGGCTTTAGTCGGTGTTCTAAAAGGAATTGATATTTTCATGATTTTTGAAATGCTAGGAAAAGAAGAAAGCATACAACGCTTAGAAAAATTGATAAATAAAATCAAAGAAAAAATTTAG
- the rpsR gene encoding 30S ribosomal protein S18: protein MILEESHQHTTKQQVSDSDLRYLSPIKIETKVEKKYCYFEQRNIKYIDYKDPTFLIKFLNAQGKILPRRITGTLQKNQNKLNAAIKRCRQIGLLPFVTDDLR, encoded by the coding sequence ATGATATTAGAGGAATCCCATCAACATACAACAAAACAACAAGTATCAGATAGTGATTTAAGATACTTATCTCCTATCAAAATAGAAACCAAAGTAGAAAAAAAATATTGTTATTTTGAACAAAGAAATATTAAATATATAGATTATAAGGATCCTACATTTTTAATTAAATTTCTGAATGCACAAGGTAAAATTTTGCCACGTCGTATTACAGGAACTTTACAAAAAAATCAAAACAAATTAAATGCGGCTATCAAGAGATGTAGGCAAATTGGCCTTTTGCCTTTTGTTACAGATGATTTAAGATAA
- the lon gene encoding endopeptidase La: protein MLLKNIFTESGFESEAEFIPLMSQDEEDQLLKDDIPKQLCILTVRNMVLYSGIVFPIIAGKSGSIQLLQDAYGFDKTVGVLTQKNSGIENLSEKDLYSIGTVAKILKLLKMPDGNTTVILQGKRRFKVNRFIQNDPYFKAEIIALEENKPSCKDKEYLALVESIKEIAIKIIQDNPNIPSEASIAIRNIESPSFLINFVAANMNLATRDKQKLLEYDDLKKRAMETLRFLNVEHQQIKLKNDIQSRVRSDMDQQQREYFLHQQIKAIQEELGDISYEKEIDEMRAKASRKKWPKEAKKQFDRELLKMQRINPQMPEYTVQRNYLELMIDLPWGRYSKDSFDLEYAQKILDRDHYGLEKVKERIIEYLAVLKLRGDMRSPILCFYGPPGVGKTSLGRSIATALKRKYVRISLGGLHDESEIRGHRRTYIGAMPGRLLQSIRKVGTSNPVFVIDEIDKMGLGTNGDPSSAMLEVLDPEQNTSFYDNFLEMGYDLSKVLFIATANSLSHIQPALIDRMEVIEMNGYTVEEKTQIVKKHILPKQLKDNGLKKSDLILGMKQIEKVIESYTRESGLRTLEKHIAKLARYAAKHIAMNKKYVKHLSIEKIESILGIPNDPDRYEENNVPGVVTGLAWTHFGGDILYIESSLSKGKGNLSITGNLGEVMKESATIALQYIKANYKKFNIDPIMFEEKNVHVHVPEGAVPKDGPSAGITMLTSLVSSFTKRKLRPHLAMTGEITLRGKVLPVGGIKEKILAAKRANIKEIILSQDNKKDVEEIKPEHLKGLTFDYVRNMNDVIHLALL, encoded by the coding sequence ATGTTACTAAAAAATATATTTACAGAATCTGGATTCGAGTCTGAAGCTGAGTTTATACCCTTAATGAGTCAAGATGAAGAGGATCAGCTTCTTAAAGACGATATTCCTAAACAATTATGTATCTTAACAGTCAGAAATATGGTTTTATATTCAGGAATTGTTTTTCCAATCATAGCAGGAAAAAGTGGATCCATTCAATTGTTACAAGATGCTTATGGATTTGATAAAACGGTTGGAGTATTAACACAAAAAAATTCTGGAATAGAAAATCTCAGTGAAAAAGATTTGTATTCTATTGGAACGGTTGCTAAAATATTGAAATTATTAAAAATGCCTGATGGAAACACCACTGTTATTTTACAGGGAAAAAGAAGATTCAAAGTCAATCGTTTTATTCAAAATGATCCCTATTTTAAAGCAGAAATTATAGCTTTAGAAGAAAACAAACCTTCCTGCAAGGATAAAGAATACCTTGCTTTGGTTGAATCTATAAAGGAAATTGCTATAAAAATTATTCAGGATAACCCCAATATTCCATCAGAAGCGAGTATTGCTATTCGGAATATAGAAAGTCCTTCTTTTTTAATCAACTTCGTAGCAGCTAATATGAATTTAGCTACCAGAGATAAACAAAAATTGTTAGAATATGATGATTTAAAAAAAAGAGCAATGGAAACGTTGCGTTTTCTAAACGTAGAACATCAACAAATTAAATTAAAAAATGATATTCAATCTCGTGTTCGTAGTGATATGGATCAGCAACAGAGAGAATATTTTTTGCATCAGCAAATTAAAGCCATACAAGAAGAATTAGGAGATATCTCTTATGAAAAAGAAATTGATGAAATGCGAGCTAAGGCGTCCAGAAAAAAATGGCCAAAAGAAGCAAAAAAACAGTTTGACAGAGAATTGCTAAAAATGCAAAGAATTAATCCTCAAATGCCTGAATACACAGTCCAGAGAAACTATCTAGAATTGATGATTGATCTACCTTGGGGTAGATATTCAAAAGATAGTTTTGATTTAGAATATGCACAAAAAATATTAGATAGAGATCACTATGGTCTGGAAAAAGTCAAAGAACGTATTATAGAATATTTAGCTGTCTTAAAATTAAGAGGAGACATGCGTTCTCCTATTCTATGCTTTTACGGTCCACCTGGAGTAGGAAAAACTTCTTTAGGAAGATCTATAGCCACTGCACTGAAAAGAAAATACGTACGTATTTCTTTAGGAGGATTACATGATGAATCTGAAATCCGTGGACACAGAAGGACTTATATAGGAGCCATGCCTGGTAGGCTTTTGCAATCTATACGAAAAGTAGGAACATCCAATCCTGTTTTTGTGATAGACGAAATAGATAAAATGGGTTTAGGGACAAATGGAGATCCTTCTTCCGCTATGTTAGAAGTTTTAGATCCTGAACAAAATACCTCGTTTTACGACAATTTTTTAGAAATGGGTTATGATTTGTCAAAAGTATTGTTTATTGCTACAGCAAATTCACTTTCCCATATCCAACCAGCTCTCATAGATAGGATGGAGGTTATAGAAATGAATGGATATACAGTAGAAGAAAAAACACAAATTGTAAAGAAACACATACTTCCTAAACAACTCAAAGATAATGGATTAAAAAAATCAGATTTAATACTTGGAATGAAACAAATAGAAAAAGTCATTGAAAGTTACACAAGAGAATCTGGATTGAGAACTTTGGAAAAGCATATTGCTAAATTAGCACGTTATGCAGCCAAGCATATTGCTATGAATAAAAAATATGTGAAACATTTAAGTATTGAAAAAATAGAAAGTATTCTCGGAATTCCAAATGATCCAGACCGTTATGAAGAAAATAATGTTCCAGGTGTGGTAACAGGTTTAGCTTGGACTCATTTTGGTGGAGATATTTTATATATTGAATCCAGTTTATCTAAGGGAAAAGGAAATTTAAGTATTACTGGAAATTTAGGAGAAGTCATGAAAGAATCTGCAACGATTGCTTTGCAGTATATTAAAGCTAATTATAAAAAATTTAACATAGATCCTATCATGTTTGAAGAAAAAAATGTACATGTTCATGTTCCTGAAGGAGCTGTTCCAAAAGATGGTCCATCTGCAGGAATAACAATGTTAACCTCTTTAGTGTCAAGTTTTACGAAAAGAAAATTAAGACCTCATTTAGCTATGACAGGAGAAATAACCCTGAGAGGGAAGGTCCTTCCTGTAGGTGGGATTAAAGAAAAAATTCTAGCGGCTAAACGGGCTAATATTAAAGAAATTATTCTTTCACAGGACAATAAAAAAGATGTAGAGGAAATTAAACCAGAACATTTAAAAGGATTAACCTTTGATTATGTTAGAAATATGAATGATGTGATTCATTTAGCTTTATTGTAA